The sequence GTAGGTTGGGCTTATTATCGGACTGCCCCCTATCTTATTTGAGATTGACAACACTTTCAATCTACTTTTAAGAATGAAATCGAGAGATGCAGGTCATCAATGCAAATGCCGTGAAAGCAAGATAAACCCTGTCAGCTATCGAGTGCGTACAAGGAGAAGAAATAGTTGAACCTAAATTCACCGACATGAGACCTTATACCTGAATCACGGAAAAGAGGACAGAGAGAATGTAACTGTGAAGCACCATGGAGACATAAATGGTGCCCACCATGCTACCGATGAATACCAACGTAAATGGCAGCCTCTGCAACATATACACCATAAAAAAAATGTATTAGACAAAATAACAGAGTACAAACAACAATAAGCCATGGCATGCCAAATAATTACACGATTCTTTTCTTGGCATTGAACTCTCAGTAAGACAATATATTCAGTCAAATCAAGAGGATTTGGATATCTTTGTATTGTTATATCAAAGTGAGTGTCTATTATATCATATTGTTATGAATTTTGATGGTAATATATTTAAAACTGGCATAATTTGTTGACTGTGCTGACATTGAATGAGATTGAcaatataatcttaaattccaAATGACATTAACAGTAAGAATGTCTGAGTAGGATCTTGTAGGAAGTAGCAAAACAGCATTATAGAAGGACCATTTCTATTGTAATTGGATCAATTTTGTCACAAGATAAGATGCAGCAGTAGCCACAGCAACATAAGATCACACCGGGATTGCTACTACATATTTTAAAAAGTATCTCTAAAGAGATAAACAAACATTCAAATTTGGCTAAGCTAAGCACAACATGGTCCGGTAATGCTAGCATATTTTCTAGTTCTTTCTTTAAGTATACAGTTCTCATGAATCATATTCCTTTTAAGTATATCTACATGTTTACATTTGTTGACACCACCTCTTTATATGAGAAATAAACATCTATTGGCAATCATAACATTCACCAGCCCAGGTTACCTTGATGGCAGAAGAATAGGCATCTCCTCGCCATTATCTTAATCAGAATTGAAGCCCATACAGCATCAAATAATGAACGAATCAAGAATCCACAAATGTAATAATAAACAAgacatcttcaaaaaaaaaaagtgaattattatttcagaGACCAAAGGCATAGTTTCAGGTAACAAAAACCTCATGAGTATGATGCTTTTCAACTAATTATTAAAGATCCTTCCTCAGTGTATTTCAGTTTAAATTGTGCAAGTAAAACATTGACAACCAAAAAGGATTAGAAACACATAATTAAAGATCTACAGGATCCTAAAAGATATACCTCCATGGAGAACATGTGAGCTAGCTGATTCTTAGGACCTTTAAGAGCAAAGAACGATCCAATGATCAAGGCACATCCAAGAGTAAAACAGAGAGCAAATTTCTGAGGCATCAAGACCATCACTGGAAGGAACATAGTGAAAGCAACAACAACGAAAAACACGCCACTGGCAAGGAGCAACCCAAAGTACATGAGAGACTTCCCAGAAGGCACACTGCTAGTAGCAGACTGGAAAATCCCAGGCAATTCCGTCACACCTTTCGATACCCTGTTGAACAATGAAGAAAGGCATACTAGTATAGTAACTCAGATCACTAAGCAAGTGTAATCTTAGATATATATGACTATAGGTGAGACTGTTAGATGGAAAGAATGAGGATGAAATAGAAGAAACAAGACAATGCTAAGAAGCCAATTAGGATGTACGAACTGTGAACAAAGTAGAAGATAACAACTGAATGCTAAAAAGCACACAGGAACCATATGTGAATTAAGGACACCAAAAAAAACATCAAACTTTTATAAGCATAAATCAACAAAAGAATGTAGATGCCAAAATTCATTCATGATACTTGTCGAGGCCTAAAGCTACAAATAAGAAGAGGAAGTTGGTCTTGCCTTGTTATGAGGGACAAGAGCAGAGGACATATCATCCACATTAAGACAAGTACATTACAGCATAGGCATCTACTGGCCTGTGGAGTAGATAACAATCTGTAGGAAAGACTTTAACCATAATATGGGGGAGAAGAACCTAAAATCAAGAATGCTTTGAGAGACATAAAATTATTGAACTTCAATTAGGCTAATAGATTATACTAAATATGAGCAATATTCAAGGCATAATTAAGCAAGAGAAGGACATGTTTGAAAATCTAAAAAGCTAGTTGAAAGGTGGAAAACACTATTCCACTGGTTGCAATTTGAGCTCATACAACTGGAGTCAATCCTTGAAATTCCTTTACATCTGGAAAACGCTCAGAAAGAGGGTTAAACACAATCTATCATTTGCTTGGAAGTGGAGCATCTTAAATCCAACATTTGTTTACAGAGCATCGAATGATGGAACCACATTCAGACCACCTAAAACAAGTTGTTTCTTTCTAAAGCTCTTTGTTAGATCATGCTTTCAtgtcattcaagttaattcttgTAGAACAGCACGATAAAACCTCTGTCGGCTTTGTCCTTGTTCATGCTCCAACTTTAAGTAAACATGTGATTCTATTAACCATCGATCAACACGACAAATTGAAATATGTGAATTGACCTAACAAATCAAGTCCAAAACTATATCTAGTCTTCATATAATTTTAGGAACTAATCACCAAGAGAAACAAACTGATGAAAACCAGAAGGACCAGTTTCTGATTCCTCTACCTCTATTTAATATTCATATTCTCTAAGTTAAGACCGAAACTGTCAGATCCAAAATCACTTTTCCTTCAGATCCAGATGTTAACTGCACGTCAATCAAAAAATAGCGCCGCCACCAAAATCTTAGTCAAGCAGCGACTATAGCGCAGTCCTCTTGCTTCCTACACTGAGAATTTTCTACGATTATTCTCTTACCATCAGTGGTAGACAAACTCCAAGGTTTAAACAGCAGTAAACAAACAATCACGCCAAAAAGGAATGATTCATTTATAGGAATCCTCTTCTTGAAGCCCGTTGAATCCACCCATGGAAAATATATAACACAGACTCGAAAAGGTGAAGAGAAAGATCAACCAGTGGATTGACCCTTACACATTGAAGGTTCCGGTGACCTTGTCGTTGGCGGACTGGACGGCGGACTCGATATCGAACCCGAAGGCGGACGCCCCGCCCTCCTCCGTCGATCTGGAAGCAGCGTAGGAGTTCCAATCAGCGAGGAGGGACGAAGAGGAGGGTTTCTGCTgctctcctccaccgccgccgctcggTCCCCCGGTGAACCAAGCCTGCGCCGTCCGCATCGTGTATTTGTTCGGATCGGAATATGTAGCGAGATCGAGAAAACAGGGGGAGATAGGTGAGGAGGAAGAGGCTAGGGTTTCTCGATGGACAGATCTTTCGCTTACTCCGTCGGAAAGAGAGGAGCACAGTAGCAATAGATATCAACAACCGGGAGAGGAGTCGAGGAAACGTTTTCTCACGCGATCGTCATAGAAAACACTTCAATTTTGGATATTTCTCAAAAGTACCATTTATTTtgctttttctaaaaaatatctttattttttttttaaaaatctaaaatattcttTAAAAGTTTTCTGTCaaattttttaatctattatTTTAATCAATTTTCAATGATTATAGTCTTTTCATTTatcttatttatagtatttgtagtaatatttataatttttttatttatatcttaaaaatatattattaatattattaaaaataagcaTCCTATCCAATTGTCATTGctcatattttattataatatcatatatttatatctaCAGTTAATTTGATTAAGATTATGAATCTATTTaaatcatttatagtatttttaaataggCTTTGTAGTATTTTTATTGTGGTGGCTAAAATATTTAACAGAcgaattttttttaagaaatagtttaatgttttttttaaaataaaaggtATTGTTTGAGAAAAAGATAAAATCAGGGTATTggtttagaaatattaaaaataaaagtattttctaggaaaattaatttttttctttcttactttTGTTTGGATGATTTTTTTCTAGAAAATACTCATGTTTTAGATATTTTTCGAACAATAcctcatttattttttaaaatttgtattcataattttataaatatcttaaatattcttCAAAAAAATTTTGCCAAAAATTTCAAGTACattttttttatcagttttaGATTGTTAAAGCTCGCGTACAATGTTTTTCAATAATGTTTACAGCATTTTTTATTGAAgtattaaaaacattaaaaatgcTATTGAAAGACACCATaagtgatattatattatttctcTCTGTTTATCGTTGCTCGTATATCATTACGATATTATAGTTTTATACTTTTAATTGATTCGATTAAGGTTAAGAgtttatttgaattatttatggtgtttttaaaaatattttatagtatttttattatgatggtcAAAATATTGTAACtagctaatttttttatttttgtctatGCGATATTCTccctaaactattataaatacatATTTGAATCGTAGTATATgatatatcaatttttttttctagtatgttttaattttatttgactcatttacaatatttttaagtaaactttatagtatttttgttgCGATGGCCAAAACACTATAacatatgaagaaaaaaaattttaaaatagtttgagtattttttaaattatgagaactttctgaaaaataaaaataaaagtatcggttaaaaaaaatgcaaaatgtaaatattttatatgaaaatcatcccgtatttttttttttttttttttttctctgctcACCCCCATACTCAAAACTAGTATGAGAAAAGGATACAAACTATACTAACATGAGATAATTTGATACATTTAATTACCAAGCGATGATCACTAAAAGAGGAAGAAAACCCCACTGTTCACAAAGCAATCGAAATCAGCACTGCATTAATGACAATTCAGACAGTAATTATTGAGACTCAGGAATAACTCGTTCCATGACTAATAAATACATGGATCAGAACAATCGAAACAAATGACGCCATTAATGTAGAACAAACATTTTAGTGGTAAGATCATTACAACAAATTTGTATGTATGTCATGTTCTTACTTGGGATTTTAATTAGGACTGTTTGATGTAACTTAGAACCGAGAAAATAGTCTGGATTATGGTGAGAAGGAAGAGCAGAATGGCAGCGAAAACCGAGATGATCGCCCATGGACTGGTCAAGTAGTTGTGGTTCAGCGACGCCCAACGGCGGTTGCATTTGTTGTCGCAGTGCTTCGTCACGGCCTGCCCGAGGTCCGAGAGATAGCACGCCTGCAAGTCCATGATGACCTCCTTGCCGAGCTTGTTGAAGACATCGGCGACGTCTTCGTCGCTGCCCAGGCCGTTCTCGATGATCTTGTGCTGTCGGAGTAACGCCACGTCCATGGGCGTGTCGATGATGCGGTCCATGAACCAGGCGTACGTGGTGACGTAGATGCCCGCCCGGGGGTAGCACTGCTCCAACGCGATGAGGTTCCGGAGGAGGGAGTTGGTCTCGTCGTCCACCCACACCTGCGGTATCTCCATCTTGTTCCCGCGGAAACTGATGTCCAGGAAGCTCGCGGCTTCCTTCTTCACGAACTTTACCCTGGCCTCCCGGAGCTCTCTGGCGCACGGCATCGGGGTGTGTGAGGGCCGGCTATCCTTTCCACTCTTCTTTGCGATCATGCTCTTCGGCGGCACAATGCAGGTGTGGAAAAGATGAAGAAGGTGGGGAGAATTCTTGATGTTATCGTCGGTGATTTTCTCGATGTTTATGGTCAGAGGAAAATTCCGGAAGAAGTAGTCCAGGGGTTCCTTCAGGGAAGCACCTGGGGAAGCCAGCTCCAGCAAACTCCGAAGGACGACGAGAGGAAGCTGGTTTTCGAGCATCATCACGTCATGTGCGAGTAATGGCAGAGCCCACCGCCATGCACTTATCATCGGATCCTGTTCGAACGTCGAACTTGCCTCTTGCCACTTCGGACCCATTCGCATCTCCGCTTGCTGCTTCTCCTCCATCTGTACGAGCAACAACTCGACCACGAAGCAGCAGTCGAGCAGCATCATCTCCACGAATTTGGCGGGATCCATGCCCAGTTTCTCCGAGTACGCAGTGCGTGCTGCTAGCGCCAACATCTCGACCTCCTCGAGGTAGTCACACAAGTGTTTGTTGGGGTTCCGGTTCAGGAACTTCTTGAAGTAGCGCCATTTGAGGCCGTCCCAGGCTCCCAGGCGTTCGTTGTCAGCGTGGTAGGGGCCGAGGGAGACGATCTTTGGCTCGTACGCCAAGCTATCGATCGCTCGAATGTTGTGTGGGACTCTGAAGATCGTCGCCTGCTCGGCGTGCCGGTCTTCCAACGATGTGGCTTCCAACTTCTTCCTCATGGAGCTCACCGCCGCCTCGTCCACGCGTATCACCACCTGCATTTCCGCAGCACTCGTCTCCCTCATGGCTCGATGGCACGGCATGAAATCTGATGGTCAGATTTCTGGGAAATAATCAAACTTTTATTCGATGTATAGAACAAAGTAATCAATTGATCTTCCTAATTTGTCCTCGTGATCCACCCAGCTATGGTACATGCATCGACAGTCTACAAGAACAAACTAATGCTGGGAGAAACCAATGGATGTGAAACCTTTTACCTCGTTGTAGTACTGCTACGCGTAGGGTCAGATTTCTTCAAGCTAGGAGAGAAATAAGAACAAGAATGGGAAAGGCAAAagcagcagaggaagaagaatagATTAATGGTGGGAAGAGCAGGGTCAAGGGGTTATATAGATCTAAAAAGTCCATTTGTGGACCGAGATGCCGCTTGACATTGTTCTTTGCTTGTGCTTTtcgtttttctttattttatgcttGTTTGGACAGGAGAAGGAACGTCTGTACACGGCACACGTAAGGAGAAAGGGACAGATGGGTTCTGTTCCCACATGTATTATGATCGATTATAGCAATTAACTCCATCGATCAAGGAAACACCCAT comes from Musa acuminata AAA Group cultivar baxijiao chromosome BXJ3-3, Cavendish_Baxijiao_AAA, whole genome shotgun sequence and encodes:
- the LOC135634402 gene encoding protein transport protein SFT2-like, with the translated sequence MRTAQAWFTGGPSGGGGGEQQKPSSSSLLADWNSYAASRSTEEGGASAFGFDIESAVQSANDKVTGTFNVVSKGVTELPGIFQSATSSVPSGKSLMYFGLLLASGVFFVVVAFTMFLPVMVLMPQKFALCFTLGCALIIGSFFALKGPKNQLAHMFSMERLPFTLVFIGSMVGTIYVSMVLHSYILSVLFSVIQVVALSYYSVSYFPGGSTGLRFLSSSITSSILKCFGG
- the LOC135633063 gene encoding UPF0481 protein At3g47200-like, with the protein product MPCHRAMRETSAAEMQVVIRVDEAAVSSMRKKLEATSLEDRHAEQATIFRVPHNIRAIDSLAYEPKIVSLGPYHADNERLGAWDGLKWRYFKKFLNRNPNKHLCDYLEEVEMLALAARTAYSEKLGMDPAKFVEMMLLDCCFVVELLLVQMEEKQQAEMRMGPKWQEASSTFEQDPMISAWRWALPLLAHDVMMLENQLPLVVLRSLLELASPGASLKEPLDYFFRNFPLTINIEKITDDNIKNSPHLLHLFHTCIVPPKSMIAKKSGKDSRPSHTPMPCARELREARVKFVKKEAASFLDISFRGNKMEIPQVWVDDETNSLLRNLIALEQCYPRAGIYVTTYAWFMDRIIDTPMDVALLRQHKIIENGLGSDEDVADVFNKLGKEVIMDLQACYLSDLGQAVTKHCDNKCNRRWASLNHNYLTSPWAIISVFAAILLFLLTIIQTIFSVLSYIKQS